In Carassius gibelio isolate Cgi1373 ecotype wild population from Czech Republic chromosome B2, carGib1.2-hapl.c, whole genome shotgun sequence, a single genomic region encodes these proteins:
- the LOC127950710 gene encoding nucleolar transcription factor 1-A isoform X1 has translation MNGSTSVSGTQTGRIKSESVADTWSKEDCLTLLERIRSLLPDGDTMKYKTTESHFDWEKVGFGGFTGDMCKQKWQKVSTEVRKYRTMTELIVDATEHVKNPYKGKKLKTHPDFPKKALTPYFRFFMEKRAKYAKIHPEMSNLDLTKILSKKYKELPEKKKLKYIQEFQREKEAFEKNMARFKEDHPDLIEERKKSDLPEKPKTPQQLWYNHEKKTYMKVHPEVTQKELKEALRKQWSQLSDKKRLKWISKALELQKQYEDSMRAYVEAHPDANSEEHVKSVLTKAERQLKDKFDGRPTKPPPNGYSLYCAELMVNMKDVPSTERMVLCSKQWKMMTQKEKDMFQKRCEQRKKQYEIDIQRFLESLPEEERERVLGEEKMGGTKLNIAGAGSPLRAKSPSVKVGMCKERCRDTELDQCVQGLSKEKRDSKKKTRLPETPKTPEEMWQQSVIGDYLAKYRNDRKKAQTAMDAAWKAMEKKEKIPWIKKAAEDQKRYEVQYRTVRELLEMRTVLSGQGQRKPKFDGEPKKPPVSGYQMFSQELLTNGELNHFSLKERMVEIGKRWHKLSQIQKDKYKKQVEEQQLEYKAELDAWVKSLSPQERAVYKEFSSTKRRSTTKARGPAAKVQVTKGKAVGARAATVGPGGGKRSMAYRAKQDTSDSDEDDEKTDTSDSEDEDDESSGSTDSDDDDEDDENEDDDDDDDDNDDDDQSDGSSSSSSEDSIDSDSD, from the exons atgaaTGGCAGCACCAGTGTGTCTGGCACCCAGACAGGACGAATCAAGAGCGAGTCAG TTGCAGATACATGGAGCAAAGAGGACTGTCTGACACTGCTGGAGAGGATACGCAGTCTGCTCCCTGATGGAGACACAATGAAGTATAAAACCACAGAGTCTCATTTTGACTGGGAGAAGGTGGGGTTTGGGGGATTCACTGGAGACATGTGCAAGCAGAAATGGCAGAAAGTTTCCACTGAG GTGCGTAAATACAGAACGATGACAGAACTGATTGTTGATGCTACTGAGCACGTGAAGAACCCTTacaaggggaaaaaattaaaG acACATCCAGACTTCCCAAAGAAAGCCCTCACTCCGTATTTTCGCTTCTTTATGGAGAAGCGGGCCAAGTATGCAAAAATCCATCCCGAGATGAGCAACTTGGATCTCACCAAGATTTTGTCCAAAAAATATAAAGAGCTTCCTGAAAAGAAAAAG CTCAAGTACATTCAAGAGttccagagagagaaagaggcttTTGAAAAGAACATGGCTAGATTCAA ggAAGACCACCCAGATTTAATAGAGGAGAGAAAGAAGTCAGACCTTCCAGAGAAGCCCAAGACCCCTCAGCAGCTGTGGTACAACCATGAGAAGAAGACCTACATGAAAGTTCACCCAGAG GTAACCCAGAAAGAGCTGAAGGAAGCATTACGTAAACAGTGGTCCCAATTATCAGACAAAAAGAGGCTCAAATGGATCAGCAAAGCTCTAGAGCTGCAGAAACAATATGAG GACAGCATGAGAGCGTATGTTGAAGCTCATCCGGATGCAAACTCTGAGGAACACGTCAAATCTGTCCTGACCAAGGCTGAACGGCAGCTCAAGGACAAGTTTGATGGCCGGCCAACAAAACCACCACC AAATGGCTATTCTCTGTACTGTGCtgaactaatggtaaacatgaaGGACGTGCCAAGTACGGAGCGAATGGTGCTGTGCAGTAAGCAATGGAAGATGATGACCCAGAAAGAGAAGGATATGTTCCAGAAACGATGCGAACAG AGAAAGAAACAGTACGAGATTGACATTCAGAGGTTTCTTGAG AGTCTCCCAGAAGAGGAGAGGGAGCGTGTGTTGGGAGAGGAGAAGATGGGAGGCACCAAGCTGAATATAGCGGGTGCAGGCAGCCCCCTAAGGGCCAAATCCCCATCTGTGAAGGTGGGCATGTGCAAG GAACGGTGTCGTGACACTGAGCTGGATCAGTGTGTACAAGGGCTTTCGAAAGAGAAGCGAGACAGTAAGAAGAAAACACGGCTTCCTGAAACGCCGAAGACTCCAGAGGAAATGTGGCAGCAGAGTGTGATAGGAGACTATCTGGCTAAATACAGA AATGACCGGAAGAAAGCACAGACTGCGATGGATGCCGCTTGGAAGGCCATGGAAAAGAAGGAGAAGATTCCTTGGATCAAGAAGGCTGCAGAGGACCAGAAGCGATACGAGGTTCAGTACCGGACCGTG AGAGAGCTGTTAGAAATGAGGACAGTTCTGTCTGGACAGGGACAAAGAAAACCTAAATTCGATGGCGAGCCTAAGAAGCCACCAGT GAGCGGGTATCAAATGTTCTCTCAGGAACTGCTAACTAACGGTGAGCTGAATCACTTCAGCCTGAAGGAGCGCATGGTGGAGATCGGCAAGAGATGGCACAAGCTTAGTCAGATCCAGAAGGACAAGTATAAAAAACAGGTGGAGGAGCAACAACTAGAGTACAAAGCCGAGCTTGACGCTTGGGTAAAG TCACTATCCCCTCAGGAGCGTGCGGTATATAAAGAGTTCTCATCTACG AAACGGCGAAGCACTACAAAAGCACGAGGTCCCGCGGCGAAAGTCCAAGTCACCAAGGGGAAGGCGGTAGGTGCCAGAGCCGCGACGGTGGGTCCTGGGGGGGGCAAGCGTTCCATGGCGTACCGGGCCAAG CAGGACACGTCGGActcagatgaagatgatgagaAAACAGATACGTCAGATTcggaggatgaagatgatgagtcATCTGGCAGCACTGatagtgatgatgatgacgaAGATGATGAG AATgaagatgacgatgatgatgacgacgacaatgatgatgatgaccaATCGGACGGTTCCAGCAGCTCATCATCAGAAGATAGTATTGACTCTGATTCAGACTAA
- the LOC127950710 gene encoding nucleolar transcription factor 1-A isoform X5, which yields MNGSTSVSGTQTGRIKSESVADTWSKEDCLTLLERIRSLLPDGDTMKYKTTESHFDWEKVGFGGFTGDMCKQKWQKVSTEVRKYRTMTELIVDATEHVKNPYKGKKLKTHPDFPKKALTPYFRFFMEKRAKYAKIHPEMSNLDLTKILSKKYKELPEKKKLKYIQEFQREKEAFEKNMARFKEDHPDLIEERKKSDLPEKPKTPQQLWYNHEKKTYMKVHPEVTQKELKEALRKQWSQLSDKKRLKWISKALELQKQYEDSMRAYVEAHPDANSEEHVKSVLTKAERQLKDKFDGRPTKPPPNGYSLYCAELMVNMKDVPSTERMVLCSKQWKMMTQKEKDMFQKRCEQRKKQYEIDIQRFLESLPEEERERVLGEEKMGGTKLNIAGAGSPLRAKSPSVKERCRDTELDQCVQGLSKEKRDSKKKTRLPETPKTPEEMWQQSVIGDYLAKYRNDRKKAQTAMDAAWKAMEKKEKIPWIKKAAEDQKRYERELLEMRTVLSGQGQRKPKFDGEPKKPPVSGYQMFSQELLTNGELNHFSLKERMVEIGKRWHKLSQIQKDKYKKQVEEQQLEYKAELDAWVKSLSPQERAVYKEFSSTKRRSTTKARGPAAKVQVTKGKAVGARAATVGPGGGKRSMAYRAKQDTSDSDEDDEKTDTSDSEDEDDESSGSTDSDDDDEDDENEDDDDDDDDNDDDDQSDGSSSSSSEDSIDSDSD from the exons atgaaTGGCAGCACCAGTGTGTCTGGCACCCAGACAGGACGAATCAAGAGCGAGTCAG TTGCAGATACATGGAGCAAAGAGGACTGTCTGACACTGCTGGAGAGGATACGCAGTCTGCTCCCTGATGGAGACACAATGAAGTATAAAACCACAGAGTCTCATTTTGACTGGGAGAAGGTGGGGTTTGGGGGATTCACTGGAGACATGTGCAAGCAGAAATGGCAGAAAGTTTCCACTGAG GTGCGTAAATACAGAACGATGACAGAACTGATTGTTGATGCTACTGAGCACGTGAAGAACCCTTacaaggggaaaaaattaaaG acACATCCAGACTTCCCAAAGAAAGCCCTCACTCCGTATTTTCGCTTCTTTATGGAGAAGCGGGCCAAGTATGCAAAAATCCATCCCGAGATGAGCAACTTGGATCTCACCAAGATTTTGTCCAAAAAATATAAAGAGCTTCCTGAAAAGAAAAAG CTCAAGTACATTCAAGAGttccagagagagaaagaggcttTTGAAAAGAACATGGCTAGATTCAA ggAAGACCACCCAGATTTAATAGAGGAGAGAAAGAAGTCAGACCTTCCAGAGAAGCCCAAGACCCCTCAGCAGCTGTGGTACAACCATGAGAAGAAGACCTACATGAAAGTTCACCCAGAG GTAACCCAGAAAGAGCTGAAGGAAGCATTACGTAAACAGTGGTCCCAATTATCAGACAAAAAGAGGCTCAAATGGATCAGCAAAGCTCTAGAGCTGCAGAAACAATATGAG GACAGCATGAGAGCGTATGTTGAAGCTCATCCGGATGCAAACTCTGAGGAACACGTCAAATCTGTCCTGACCAAGGCTGAACGGCAGCTCAAGGACAAGTTTGATGGCCGGCCAACAAAACCACCACC AAATGGCTATTCTCTGTACTGTGCtgaactaatggtaaacatgaaGGACGTGCCAAGTACGGAGCGAATGGTGCTGTGCAGTAAGCAATGGAAGATGATGACCCAGAAAGAGAAGGATATGTTCCAGAAACGATGCGAACAG AGAAAGAAACAGTACGAGATTGACATTCAGAGGTTTCTTGAG AGTCTCCCAGAAGAGGAGAGGGAGCGTGTGTTGGGAGAGGAGAAGATGGGAGGCACCAAGCTGAATATAGCGGGTGCAGGCAGCCCCCTAAGGGCCAAATCCCCATCTGTGAAG GAACGGTGTCGTGACACTGAGCTGGATCAGTGTGTACAAGGGCTTTCGAAAGAGAAGCGAGACAGTAAGAAGAAAACACGGCTTCCTGAAACGCCGAAGACTCCAGAGGAAATGTGGCAGCAGAGTGTGATAGGAGACTATCTGGCTAAATACAGA AATGACCGGAAGAAAGCACAGACTGCGATGGATGCCGCTTGGAAGGCCATGGAAAAGAAGGAGAAGATTCCTTGGATCAAGAAGGCTGCAGAGGACCAGAAGCGATACGAG AGAGAGCTGTTAGAAATGAGGACAGTTCTGTCTGGACAGGGACAAAGAAAACCTAAATTCGATGGCGAGCCTAAGAAGCCACCAGT GAGCGGGTATCAAATGTTCTCTCAGGAACTGCTAACTAACGGTGAGCTGAATCACTTCAGCCTGAAGGAGCGCATGGTGGAGATCGGCAAGAGATGGCACAAGCTTAGTCAGATCCAGAAGGACAAGTATAAAAAACAGGTGGAGGAGCAACAACTAGAGTACAAAGCCGAGCTTGACGCTTGGGTAAAG TCACTATCCCCTCAGGAGCGTGCGGTATATAAAGAGTTCTCATCTACG AAACGGCGAAGCACTACAAAAGCACGAGGTCCCGCGGCGAAAGTCCAAGTCACCAAGGGGAAGGCGGTAGGTGCCAGAGCCGCGACGGTGGGTCCTGGGGGGGGCAAGCGTTCCATGGCGTACCGGGCCAAG CAGGACACGTCGGActcagatgaagatgatgagaAAACAGATACGTCAGATTcggaggatgaagatgatgagtcATCTGGCAGCACTGatagtgatgatgatgacgaAGATGATGAG AATgaagatgacgatgatgatgacgacgacaatgatgatgatgaccaATCGGACGGTTCCAGCAGCTCATCATCAGAAGATAGTATTGACTCTGATTCAGACTAA
- the LOC127950710 gene encoding nucleolar transcription factor 1-A isoform X3, producing MNGSTSVSGTQTGRIKSESVADTWSKEDCLTLLERIRSLLPDGDTMKYKTTESHFDWEKVGFGGFTGDMCKQKWQKVSTEVRKYRTMTELIVDATEHVKNPYKGKKLKTHPDFPKKALTPYFRFFMEKRAKYAKIHPEMSNLDLTKILSKKYKELPEKKKLKYIQEFQREKEAFEKNMARFKEDHPDLIEERKKSDLPEKPKTPQQLWYNHEKKTYMKVHPEVTQKELKEALRKQWSQLSDKKRLKWISKALELQKQYEDSMRAYVEAHPDANSEEHVKSVLTKAERQLKDKFDGRPTKPPPNGYSLYCAELMVNMKDVPSTERMVLCSKQWKMMTQKEKDMFQKRCEQRKKQYEIDIQRFLESLPEEERERVLGEEKMGGTKLNIAGAGSPLRAKSPSVKERCRDTELDQCVQGLSKEKRDSKKKTRLPETPKTPEEMWQQSVIGDYLAKYRNDRKKAQTAMDAAWKAMEKKEKIPWIKKAAEDQKRYEVQYRTVRELLEMRTVLSGQGQRKPKFDGEPKKPPVSGYQMFSQELLTNGELNHFSLKERMVEIGKRWHKLSQIQKDKYKKQVEEQQLEYKAELDAWVKSLSPQERAVYKEFSSTKRRSTTKARGPAAKVQVTKGKAVGARAATVGPGGGKRSMAYRAKQDTSDSDEDDEKTDTSDSEDEDDESSGSTDSDDDDEDDENEDDDDDDDDNDDDDQSDGSSSSSSEDSIDSDSD from the exons atgaaTGGCAGCACCAGTGTGTCTGGCACCCAGACAGGACGAATCAAGAGCGAGTCAG TTGCAGATACATGGAGCAAAGAGGACTGTCTGACACTGCTGGAGAGGATACGCAGTCTGCTCCCTGATGGAGACACAATGAAGTATAAAACCACAGAGTCTCATTTTGACTGGGAGAAGGTGGGGTTTGGGGGATTCACTGGAGACATGTGCAAGCAGAAATGGCAGAAAGTTTCCACTGAG GTGCGTAAATACAGAACGATGACAGAACTGATTGTTGATGCTACTGAGCACGTGAAGAACCCTTacaaggggaaaaaattaaaG acACATCCAGACTTCCCAAAGAAAGCCCTCACTCCGTATTTTCGCTTCTTTATGGAGAAGCGGGCCAAGTATGCAAAAATCCATCCCGAGATGAGCAACTTGGATCTCACCAAGATTTTGTCCAAAAAATATAAAGAGCTTCCTGAAAAGAAAAAG CTCAAGTACATTCAAGAGttccagagagagaaagaggcttTTGAAAAGAACATGGCTAGATTCAA ggAAGACCACCCAGATTTAATAGAGGAGAGAAAGAAGTCAGACCTTCCAGAGAAGCCCAAGACCCCTCAGCAGCTGTGGTACAACCATGAGAAGAAGACCTACATGAAAGTTCACCCAGAG GTAACCCAGAAAGAGCTGAAGGAAGCATTACGTAAACAGTGGTCCCAATTATCAGACAAAAAGAGGCTCAAATGGATCAGCAAAGCTCTAGAGCTGCAGAAACAATATGAG GACAGCATGAGAGCGTATGTTGAAGCTCATCCGGATGCAAACTCTGAGGAACACGTCAAATCTGTCCTGACCAAGGCTGAACGGCAGCTCAAGGACAAGTTTGATGGCCGGCCAACAAAACCACCACC AAATGGCTATTCTCTGTACTGTGCtgaactaatggtaaacatgaaGGACGTGCCAAGTACGGAGCGAATGGTGCTGTGCAGTAAGCAATGGAAGATGATGACCCAGAAAGAGAAGGATATGTTCCAGAAACGATGCGAACAG AGAAAGAAACAGTACGAGATTGACATTCAGAGGTTTCTTGAG AGTCTCCCAGAAGAGGAGAGGGAGCGTGTGTTGGGAGAGGAGAAGATGGGAGGCACCAAGCTGAATATAGCGGGTGCAGGCAGCCCCCTAAGGGCCAAATCCCCATCTGTGAAG GAACGGTGTCGTGACACTGAGCTGGATCAGTGTGTACAAGGGCTTTCGAAAGAGAAGCGAGACAGTAAGAAGAAAACACGGCTTCCTGAAACGCCGAAGACTCCAGAGGAAATGTGGCAGCAGAGTGTGATAGGAGACTATCTGGCTAAATACAGA AATGACCGGAAGAAAGCACAGACTGCGATGGATGCCGCTTGGAAGGCCATGGAAAAGAAGGAGAAGATTCCTTGGATCAAGAAGGCTGCAGAGGACCAGAAGCGATACGAGGTTCAGTACCGGACCGTG AGAGAGCTGTTAGAAATGAGGACAGTTCTGTCTGGACAGGGACAAAGAAAACCTAAATTCGATGGCGAGCCTAAGAAGCCACCAGT GAGCGGGTATCAAATGTTCTCTCAGGAACTGCTAACTAACGGTGAGCTGAATCACTTCAGCCTGAAGGAGCGCATGGTGGAGATCGGCAAGAGATGGCACAAGCTTAGTCAGATCCAGAAGGACAAGTATAAAAAACAGGTGGAGGAGCAACAACTAGAGTACAAAGCCGAGCTTGACGCTTGGGTAAAG TCACTATCCCCTCAGGAGCGTGCGGTATATAAAGAGTTCTCATCTACG AAACGGCGAAGCACTACAAAAGCACGAGGTCCCGCGGCGAAAGTCCAAGTCACCAAGGGGAAGGCGGTAGGTGCCAGAGCCGCGACGGTGGGTCCTGGGGGGGGCAAGCGTTCCATGGCGTACCGGGCCAAG CAGGACACGTCGGActcagatgaagatgatgagaAAACAGATACGTCAGATTcggaggatgaagatgatgagtcATCTGGCAGCACTGatagtgatgatgatgacgaAGATGATGAG AATgaagatgacgatgatgatgacgacgacaatgatgatgatgaccaATCGGACGGTTCCAGCAGCTCATCATCAGAAGATAGTATTGACTCTGATTCAGACTAA
- the LOC127950710 gene encoding nucleolar transcription factor 1-A isoform X4, which yields MNGSTSVSGTQTGRIKSESVADTWSKEDCLTLLERIRSLLPDGDTMKYKTTESHFDWEKVGFGGFTGDMCKQKWQKVSTEVRKYRTMTELIVDATEHVKNPYKGKKLKTHPDFPKKALTPYFRFFMEKRAKYAKIHPEMSNLDLTKILSKKYKELPEKKKLKYIQEFQREKEAFEKNMARFKEDHPDLIEERKKSDLPEKPKTPQQLWYNHEKKTYMKVHPEVTQKELKEALRKQWSQLSDKKRLKWISKALELQKQYEDSMRAYVEAHPDANSEEHVKSVLTKAERQLKDKFDGRPTKPPPNGYSLYCAELMVNMKDVPSTERMVLCSKQWKMMTQKEKDMFQKRCEQRKKQYEIDIQRFLESLPEEERERVLGEEKMGGTKLNIAGAGSPLRAKSPSVKVGMCKERCRDTELDQCVQGLSKEKRDSKKKTRLPETPKTPEEMWQQSVIGDYLAKYRNDRKKAQTAMDAAWKAMEKKEKIPWIKKAAEDQKRYERELLEMRTVLSGQGQRKPKFDGEPKKPPVSGYQMFSQELLTNGELNHFSLKERMVEIGKRWHKLSQIQKDKYKKQVEEQQLEYKAELDAWVKSLSPQERAVYKEFSSTKRRSTTKARGPAAKVQVTKGKAVGARAATVGPGGGKRSMAYRAKQDTSDSDEDDEKTDTSDSEDEDDESSGSTDSDDDDEDDENEDDDDDDDDNDDDDQSDGSSSSSSEDSIDSDSD from the exons atgaaTGGCAGCACCAGTGTGTCTGGCACCCAGACAGGACGAATCAAGAGCGAGTCAG TTGCAGATACATGGAGCAAAGAGGACTGTCTGACACTGCTGGAGAGGATACGCAGTCTGCTCCCTGATGGAGACACAATGAAGTATAAAACCACAGAGTCTCATTTTGACTGGGAGAAGGTGGGGTTTGGGGGATTCACTGGAGACATGTGCAAGCAGAAATGGCAGAAAGTTTCCACTGAG GTGCGTAAATACAGAACGATGACAGAACTGATTGTTGATGCTACTGAGCACGTGAAGAACCCTTacaaggggaaaaaattaaaG acACATCCAGACTTCCCAAAGAAAGCCCTCACTCCGTATTTTCGCTTCTTTATGGAGAAGCGGGCCAAGTATGCAAAAATCCATCCCGAGATGAGCAACTTGGATCTCACCAAGATTTTGTCCAAAAAATATAAAGAGCTTCCTGAAAAGAAAAAG CTCAAGTACATTCAAGAGttccagagagagaaagaggcttTTGAAAAGAACATGGCTAGATTCAA ggAAGACCACCCAGATTTAATAGAGGAGAGAAAGAAGTCAGACCTTCCAGAGAAGCCCAAGACCCCTCAGCAGCTGTGGTACAACCATGAGAAGAAGACCTACATGAAAGTTCACCCAGAG GTAACCCAGAAAGAGCTGAAGGAAGCATTACGTAAACAGTGGTCCCAATTATCAGACAAAAAGAGGCTCAAATGGATCAGCAAAGCTCTAGAGCTGCAGAAACAATATGAG GACAGCATGAGAGCGTATGTTGAAGCTCATCCGGATGCAAACTCTGAGGAACACGTCAAATCTGTCCTGACCAAGGCTGAACGGCAGCTCAAGGACAAGTTTGATGGCCGGCCAACAAAACCACCACC AAATGGCTATTCTCTGTACTGTGCtgaactaatggtaaacatgaaGGACGTGCCAAGTACGGAGCGAATGGTGCTGTGCAGTAAGCAATGGAAGATGATGACCCAGAAAGAGAAGGATATGTTCCAGAAACGATGCGAACAG AGAAAGAAACAGTACGAGATTGACATTCAGAGGTTTCTTGAG AGTCTCCCAGAAGAGGAGAGGGAGCGTGTGTTGGGAGAGGAGAAGATGGGAGGCACCAAGCTGAATATAGCGGGTGCAGGCAGCCCCCTAAGGGCCAAATCCCCATCTGTGAAGGTGGGCATGTGCAAG GAACGGTGTCGTGACACTGAGCTGGATCAGTGTGTACAAGGGCTTTCGAAAGAGAAGCGAGACAGTAAGAAGAAAACACGGCTTCCTGAAACGCCGAAGACTCCAGAGGAAATGTGGCAGCAGAGTGTGATAGGAGACTATCTGGCTAAATACAGA AATGACCGGAAGAAAGCACAGACTGCGATGGATGCCGCTTGGAAGGCCATGGAAAAGAAGGAGAAGATTCCTTGGATCAAGAAGGCTGCAGAGGACCAGAAGCGATACGAG AGAGAGCTGTTAGAAATGAGGACAGTTCTGTCTGGACAGGGACAAAGAAAACCTAAATTCGATGGCGAGCCTAAGAAGCCACCAGT GAGCGGGTATCAAATGTTCTCTCAGGAACTGCTAACTAACGGTGAGCTGAATCACTTCAGCCTGAAGGAGCGCATGGTGGAGATCGGCAAGAGATGGCACAAGCTTAGTCAGATCCAGAAGGACAAGTATAAAAAACAGGTGGAGGAGCAACAACTAGAGTACAAAGCCGAGCTTGACGCTTGGGTAAAG TCACTATCCCCTCAGGAGCGTGCGGTATATAAAGAGTTCTCATCTACG AAACGGCGAAGCACTACAAAAGCACGAGGTCCCGCGGCGAAAGTCCAAGTCACCAAGGGGAAGGCGGTAGGTGCCAGAGCCGCGACGGTGGGTCCTGGGGGGGGCAAGCGTTCCATGGCGTACCGGGCCAAG CAGGACACGTCGGActcagatgaagatgatgagaAAACAGATACGTCAGATTcggaggatgaagatgatgagtcATCTGGCAGCACTGatagtgatgatgatgacgaAGATGATGAG AATgaagatgacgatgatgatgacgacgacaatgatgatgatgaccaATCGGACGGTTCCAGCAGCTCATCATCAGAAGATAGTATTGACTCTGATTCAGACTAA
- the LOC127950710 gene encoding nucleolar transcription factor 1-A isoform X7 encodes MNGSTSVSGTQTGRIKSESVADTWSKEDCLTLLERIRSLLPDGDTMKYKTTESHFDWEKVGFGGFTGDMCKQKWQKVSTEVRKYRTMTELIVDATEHVKNPYKGKKLKTHPDFPKKALTPYFRFFMEKRAKYAKIHPEMSNLDLTKILSKKYKELPEKKKLKYIQEFQREKEAFEKNMARFKEDHPDLIEERKKSDLPEKPKTPQQLWYNHEKKTYMKVHPEVTQKELKEALRKQWSQLSDKKRLKWISKALELQKQYEDSMRAYVEAHPDANSEEHVKSVLTKAERQLKDKFDGRPTKPPPNGYSLYCAELMVNMKDVPSTERMVLCSKQWKMMTQKEKDMFQKRCEQRKKQYEIDIQRFLESLPEEERERVLGEEKMGGTKLNIAGAGSPLRAKSPSVKVGMCKERCRDTELDQCVQGLSKEKRDSKKKTRLPETPKTPEEMWQQSVIGDYLAKYRNDRKKAQTAMDAAWKAMEKKEKIPWIKKAAEDQKRYEVQYRTVRELLEMRTVLSGQGQRKPKFDGEPKKPPVSGYQMFSQELLTNGELNHFSLKERMVEIGKRWHKLSQIQKDKYKKQVEEQQLEYKAELDAWVKSLSPQERAVYKEFSSTKRRSTTKARGPAAKVQVTKGKADTSDSDEDDEKTDTSDSEDEDDESSGSTDSDDDDEDDENEDDDDDDDDNDDDDQSDGSSSSSSEDSIDSDSD; translated from the exons atgaaTGGCAGCACCAGTGTGTCTGGCACCCAGACAGGACGAATCAAGAGCGAGTCAG TTGCAGATACATGGAGCAAAGAGGACTGTCTGACACTGCTGGAGAGGATACGCAGTCTGCTCCCTGATGGAGACACAATGAAGTATAAAACCACAGAGTCTCATTTTGACTGGGAGAAGGTGGGGTTTGGGGGATTCACTGGAGACATGTGCAAGCAGAAATGGCAGAAAGTTTCCACTGAG GTGCGTAAATACAGAACGATGACAGAACTGATTGTTGATGCTACTGAGCACGTGAAGAACCCTTacaaggggaaaaaattaaaG acACATCCAGACTTCCCAAAGAAAGCCCTCACTCCGTATTTTCGCTTCTTTATGGAGAAGCGGGCCAAGTATGCAAAAATCCATCCCGAGATGAGCAACTTGGATCTCACCAAGATTTTGTCCAAAAAATATAAAGAGCTTCCTGAAAAGAAAAAG CTCAAGTACATTCAAGAGttccagagagagaaagaggcttTTGAAAAGAACATGGCTAGATTCAA ggAAGACCACCCAGATTTAATAGAGGAGAGAAAGAAGTCAGACCTTCCAGAGAAGCCCAAGACCCCTCAGCAGCTGTGGTACAACCATGAGAAGAAGACCTACATGAAAGTTCACCCAGAG GTAACCCAGAAAGAGCTGAAGGAAGCATTACGTAAACAGTGGTCCCAATTATCAGACAAAAAGAGGCTCAAATGGATCAGCAAAGCTCTAGAGCTGCAGAAACAATATGAG GACAGCATGAGAGCGTATGTTGAAGCTCATCCGGATGCAAACTCTGAGGAACACGTCAAATCTGTCCTGACCAAGGCTGAACGGCAGCTCAAGGACAAGTTTGATGGCCGGCCAACAAAACCACCACC AAATGGCTATTCTCTGTACTGTGCtgaactaatggtaaacatgaaGGACGTGCCAAGTACGGAGCGAATGGTGCTGTGCAGTAAGCAATGGAAGATGATGACCCAGAAAGAGAAGGATATGTTCCAGAAACGATGCGAACAG AGAAAGAAACAGTACGAGATTGACATTCAGAGGTTTCTTGAG AGTCTCCCAGAAGAGGAGAGGGAGCGTGTGTTGGGAGAGGAGAAGATGGGAGGCACCAAGCTGAATATAGCGGGTGCAGGCAGCCCCCTAAGGGCCAAATCCCCATCTGTGAAGGTGGGCATGTGCAAG GAACGGTGTCGTGACACTGAGCTGGATCAGTGTGTACAAGGGCTTTCGAAAGAGAAGCGAGACAGTAAGAAGAAAACACGGCTTCCTGAAACGCCGAAGACTCCAGAGGAAATGTGGCAGCAGAGTGTGATAGGAGACTATCTGGCTAAATACAGA AATGACCGGAAGAAAGCACAGACTGCGATGGATGCCGCTTGGAAGGCCATGGAAAAGAAGGAGAAGATTCCTTGGATCAAGAAGGCTGCAGAGGACCAGAAGCGATACGAGGTTCAGTACCGGACCGTG AGAGAGCTGTTAGAAATGAGGACAGTTCTGTCTGGACAGGGACAAAGAAAACCTAAATTCGATGGCGAGCCTAAGAAGCCACCAGT GAGCGGGTATCAAATGTTCTCTCAGGAACTGCTAACTAACGGTGAGCTGAATCACTTCAGCCTGAAGGAGCGCATGGTGGAGATCGGCAAGAGATGGCACAAGCTTAGTCAGATCCAGAAGGACAAGTATAAAAAACAGGTGGAGGAGCAACAACTAGAGTACAAAGCCGAGCTTGACGCTTGGGTAAAG TCACTATCCCCTCAGGAGCGTGCGGTATATAAAGAGTTCTCATCTACG AAACGGCGAAGCACTACAAAAGCACGAGGTCCCGCGGCGAAAGTCCAAGTCACCAAGGGGAAGGCG GACACGTCGGActcagatgaagatgatgagaAAACAGATACGTCAGATTcggaggatgaagatgatgagtcATCTGGCAGCACTGatagtgatgatgatgacgaAGATGATGAG AATgaagatgacgatgatgatgacgacgacaatgatgatgatgaccaATCGGACGGTTCCAGCAGCTCATCATCAGAAGATAGTATTGACTCTGATTCAGACTAA